The DNA window CGCAGCCGTAAATCTCCATGGAGGCCGTGAACACCACCAGCTCGTACCACTGGCTCacctggggggaaaatggggaaatttggggaaaatttgggaattttgggaattctagaagggattttgggggagttttgggagattttgggggattttgggggtctcaggtggattttggggctaTGAACATCCCCAGCTCGTACCACTGGCTCACCTGGGAcacaaaaattgggaaaatttgggaattttgggggagttttgggggattttgggggagttttgagggattttgggggtctcaggtgggatctggggctatgaacacccccagctcgTGCCACTGGCTCACCTGGaacccaaaaattgggaaaatttgggaattttgggggagttttgggggattttggggatctcAGGTGAGATTTGGGGCTGTGAACATCCCCAGCTCGTGCCACTGGCTCACCTGGGAcacaaaaatttgggaaatttggaggaaatttaggaatttgggaaattccagaggggattttgggaggaatttgggggagtttgggggtctcaggtgggatttggggctgtgaacacccccagctcgTACCACTGGCTCACCTGGgacccaaaaattgggaaaatttgggaattttcggggattttgagggaattttgggtggatttggggtcactcaccACCTCGAGGAAGAAATCCACGTGGGGCCGTTTGTGCACGAAAAACCTCACGGGGTGTTTGTCAATCACCAcctgggaacccaaaaaaacccaaaattatccccccaaacacctccaaaatcatcccaaaatcagtacaaaaaacccccaaaatcagcccccaaaaaatcccagaattatcccaaaatcagccccaaaatcatcccaaaatcagttccaaaaaaaaccccaaaattggcccaaaatcagccccccaaaaccccaaaaaaaccccaaaaatctccctttaaatcccttccaaaccccttaaaattccccaaatgtccacaaattttcccaaattttcccaaaatccccatttttccccccaaaccttGAGGATGAAGTCAGGGAGGGTCCCAGGCCGCACTGTAGGCCTCAgcacaccccaaaaaatctcaaaaaatccccaaaaaaatccccaaaaaaccacccaaaattttaaaaatcccaaaaaaaccccataaatttccccaattttcccaaatttctgttttttccccccaaaccttGAGGATGAAGTCGGGGAGGGTCCCAGGCCGCACTGTAGgcctcaggacaccccaaaaccccaaaaaaaccccaaataaaccccaaaaaatccccaaaaccccaaaaaaaactccaaaaaaacccccaaaaatataaaaaaaaccaggaaaactcactaaaatccccaaattatcccaaattccccactTTTTCCCTCAAACCTTGAGGATGAACTCGGGAGGGGTCCCAGGCCGCACCGTGGGCCTCAGGACACcctaaaaaatttcaaaataaacccaaaaaacccccaaaaaaacccccaaaaaaaccccaaaaacctccaaaaaatccctctaAATCCCTTCCAAACTTcctaaaattccccaattttcccaaaatcccagtttttcccctcAAACCTTGAGGATGAAATCAGGGCAGGGGGGTCCTGGGCCGCACCGTGGGCCTCAGgataccccaaaaaaaccccaaaaatcccaaaataaactccaaaaaatccccaaaaaaccctaaaaaaacccccaaaaaaaacccaaaaatgaaaaaaaaccccaaaaatccccataaaattccccaattttcccaaaatcccagttttttcccTCAAACCTTGAGGATGAAGTTGGGCGGGGGGTCCCAGGCCGCACCGTAGgcctcaggacaccccaaaaaacccccaaaaaatccccaaaaaaccccaaaaagccccaaaacacaCCTGAAAAAACTCTCTAAACCCCataaaatctcccaaaattcccccaattttcccaaaatccccattttttggccCAAACCTTGAGGATGAAGTCGGGGGGGGTCCCAGGCCGCACCGTGGgcctcaggacaccccaaaaactccaaaaaacccaaaataaaccaaaaaaatccaaaaaaatccccaaaaaaccccaaaaacacccaaaaaaaatccccccaacccccccaaaaaactcactaacatcccccaaattcccccaattttcacaaattcactttttttgccccaaaaccTTGAGGATGAAGTCGGGAGGGGTCCCAGGCCGCACCGTGGgcctcaggacaccccaaaaactcccaaaaaaaccccagaaaacaaaaaaaatcccaaaaaaacctcccaaaacccccaaaacacacctgAAAAAACCCTCTAAACCCCataaaatctcccaaaattcccccaattttcccaaaatccccattttttggccCAAACCTTGAGGATGAAGTCGGGAGGGGTCCCAGGCCGCACCGTGGgcctcaggacaccccaagaactccaaaaaacccaaaaaaaacccccagaaaacccccaaaaaactaaaaaaacctaaaaacaatcctgaaaaatccctttaaatcCCTTCAAAAACCCATAAATCTTCTctaattttcccaaaatccccattttttcgGCCCAAACCTTGAGGATGAAGCCAGGGGGGGTCCCAGGCCGCACCGTGGGCCtcgggacaccccaaaaaaccccaaaaatccccccaaaaaatccaaaaaaacccccaaaaaaccccataaatttccccaattttcccaaatttctgttttttccccccaaaccttGAGGATGAAGTCGGGGGGGGTCCCTGGCCGCACCGTGGGCCTCAGGACCCCGTCGTGGTGGGAGTGGATCAGAGTCTCGTCCAGGTCCAGAACCAGAATCTTCCTCTTCACCtggtctgggaaaaaaaaccaaattttggtaacaataaataaaataaaaataactagaATATTCCTCTTCACCTGGTCTGgggcaaaaaaaccaaattttggtaacaataaataaaataaaaataactagaATATTCCTCTTCACCTGGTCtggggcaaaaaaaaccaaattttggtaaaatatatataataaaaataactaaaatcTTCCTCTTCACCTGGTCTGGggcaaaaaaatcagattttggtaaaaataaataaaataaaaataactagaATCTTCCCCTTTCCAGGTCTGGGGCAAAAAACaaagatttggggaaaaaatccagaaaatttgggagaaaaatccagaaaaaaatggggattttgggaaaaaaaaatttttaaaaatgaccaGAATCTACCTCTTCACCTGGTCTGGGGCAAAAAAACAAAGattctggggaaaaatatataaaataaaaataactagaGTCTTCCTCTTCACCTAGTCTGGGGAATTCACCTAGTCTGGGGAaattggggcaaaaaaaaagagattttggaaaaaatataaaataaaaataaccagaatCTTCCTCTTCACCTGGTCTGGggcaaaaaaaacaaattttggtaaaatatataaaataaaaataactaaaatcTTCCTCTTCACCTGGTCTGgggcaaaaaaatcaaattttggtaaaaataaataaaatgaaaataaccaaaatctttcttttcaccTGGTCTGGGgcaaaaaatgcagattttgggatttcttcccacgttctgggattttttcctccccaattttcgttttttttctcccaatttcaatttttctctcctcccaattttgtttttttcccctcccaattTCAATCTTTCCCCCTAATTTTGGAATTCCACCCCAACTTTTGAGATTCCGCCCCCCCCCAcccaattttgggattcccccccagatttttgggatttttcctcacaattttgatttttttctcctcccaacTTTGGTTTTCTCCTCCCAACTTTagcttttcctcccaaatttgggtttttttcctcccaatttCATATTTTCCCTCCAATTTTTGGAATtccccccagattttgggattttttctccccaaatcaattttttctcctcccaaatttggtttttttcctcctctcaacTTTGGTTTTTGACTcccaatttcattttttccccccaaattttgggatttttcctcccaactttgttttttttcctcccaaatttgttttttttccccaaaaatttgatttttttccccccaaatttgtttttttttgtgccagACTCACTGAGGCGGTTCCTGGAGATGGGGGACAGGGGCAGCACGTCGTAGCGCACGGTCTGGTACTGGATCACCTGAAATTGGGGATTCCAAAATCTGGGGgggccccaaaaatccccaaaaccccaaattccatcgggggggatcccaaaatcaccccccaaaaaatccccaaaaaattcagagatTGCTGAGAGTCCACAGAgggaaagagatgaaaatttacccaaaaattcagcaaaattcactcaaaaattcacacaaaattcacacaaaaattcacccaaattcaccccaaaattcacccaaaatacacccaaaaattcatcaaaattcacccaaaaattcatcaaaattcaccccaaaattcacccaaaaattcgTCTAAATTCACTCAAAAATTCtgcccaaaatccacaaaacccccaaattccatcgAGGGggacccaaaaaatccccccaaaaaaaacccaaaatttcagaGATTGCTGAGAGTCCACAGAgggaaagagatgaaaatttacccaaaatccatccaaaattcacccaaaattcatcccaaaattgatcaaaattcactcaaaaattcaccaaaattcacccaaaatccagcaaaattcagccaaaaattcacccaaaattcactcaaaaattcaccccaaaattgatcaaaatttacccaaaattcagccaaaaattcacccaaattcaccccaaaattgatttcaaaattcagcCACAATTCAcacaaaaattcacccaaaattcatccaaaattcacccaaaaattgatcaaaattcaccaaaaaattcaccccaaaattcacccaaaattcacccaaaattcacccaaaattcaacaAAATTCACCCagaattcacccaaaaatttatctgaaaaatcacccaaaattcactaAAACTCAcccaaaaattcatcaaaattcacccaaaattcaatcaaaattaattcaaaattcacccaaaaattgaCCTCAAAATTAACCCAagttcaccccaaaaattcacccaaaattcatccaaaattcagtcaaaattaaccccaaaattgatcaaaattcacccaaaaattcaccaaaaattcatcaaaattcacccaaaaattcaccaaaaatcaccccaaaattcagccaaaattgatcaaaatttacccaaaattcagccaaaaattcaccaaaattcacccaaaaattcacccaaaaattgaTCAAAATTTACCcgaaattccccccaaaaatcccaaaatttccccaaatttccgGGGTTTCCATtctgggcactcccagcccctccccccatcccaaaatAGCCCcgggcccctccccccccctcccctcccctccccccctcccgGGCCGGGTTCAACCTTGAACAGCTGAAAAGgtcccaaaataaaaaaaaaccagccccaaaaaccccaaaacagccccaaaatcgcccccaaaatccccaaataacaaaaaattctccccaaaattcccaaaaaacccaaaagttctccccaaaaaatccaaaatcagccccaaaattcccaaataacaaaaaattctccccaaaattcccaaaaaaccaaaaaattctccccaaaaatcccaaaatttctccccagaattcccaaaaccccaaaaattctccccaaaaaacccaaaatttctccccagaattcccaaaaaaccaaaaaattctccccaaaaaacccaaaatttctccccagaattcccaaaaacccaaaaattctccccaaaatcccccaaaccagccccaaaatgCCAAAttattctcaaaaaatcccaaattatccccaaaaaatcccaaattatccccaaaaatccccaaattaccccccaaaaaatccccaaatcctttgGAATTCCTCAAAACcgccccaaattttcccccccagatccccaaaatccccaaaaatccccaaaattcttgAGGGGGATCCCCCAAACTCCggggaaattcccaaaaaattccaaaattcccttcaaaacctccaaaattccccccaaaaagccctaaaaaaaaccccaaaaattccaaaatttcccccagaATTGCCCTGAACGCCCCCAGAGCTTCCCCCAGGATtccccagttcattcccagtttattcccagtatgcccagttcattcccagttcattcccagtatGCCCTGATCATTCCCAGTTTATTCCCAGTtactcccagtgtccccagttcATTCCTGGATCattcccagttcactcccagtttACTGCTTATCATTCTCAGTTTAATCCTGGTTTATTCCCAGTTACTCCCAGTatccccaaaccattcccagttTATTCCCAGTATGCCCAGATCATTCCTGGATCATTCCCAGTTTATTGCTGATCACTTCTGGTTTaatcccagttcattcccagttattcccagtatccccagaTCATTCCCAGTTAATTCCCAGTTTATTGCTGATCATTTCCAGTTtattcccagttcattcccagtatGCCCAGATCATTCCTGGATCATTCCCAGTATCCTCAGATCATTCCCAGttattcccagtgtccccagttcATTTCTggatcattcccagttcattcccagtgtccccacatcGTTCCTGCATCATTCCCAGTTATTCCCAGTTATTCCCAGTATGCCCAGATCACTCCCAGGTTATTCCCAGTTATTCCTGATCATTCCTGGATCATTCCCAGTTATTCCCAGTTTATTCCCAATCTCTCCTGGTATCCCCAGATCAtccccagttcattcccagtttaTTCCTGACgcctcccagtgtccccagatcATTCCTggatcattcccagttcattgCTGATCATTCCCAGTTTAATCCTGGTTCATTCCCAGTTATTCCCAGTATCTCCAGACCATTCTTGGATCATTCCCAGTTATTCCCAGTTATTCCCAGTTATTCCCAGTGTTCCCTGATCATTCCTGGATCACTCCCACTTTATTCCCGGTTATTCCCAGTTTATTGCTGATCATTCCCAGTTTATTCCCAGTtactcccagtgtccccagatcACTCCCAGTTATTCCCAGTTTATTGCTGATCATTCCCGGTTATTCCTGATCCCTCCCGGTGTTCCCTGACCATTCCCAGTTTATTCCCGGTGTTCCCAGTTCATTCCTGcatcattcccagttcattcccagtcattcccagtgtccccagatcATTCCTGGATCATTCCCAGTTTATTGATGATCATTCCCAGTTTAATCCTGGTTCATTCCCGGTATCTCCAGACCATTCCTggatcattcccagttcattgCTGATCATTCCTGGCTCATTCCCAGTTATTCCCATTATCCTCAGATCGTTCCTGCATCATTCCCTGTTCACTCCCTgatcattcccagttcattcccggtgtccccagaCCATTCCTGGATCATTCCCAGTTTATTCTTGGTTTATTCCTGATCCCTCCTGGTATCCCCAGATCATTCCCAGGTTATTCCCGGTTATTGCTGatcattcccagtgttccctgACCACTCCTGGATCGTTCCCGGTTCATTCCCGatccctcccagtgtccccagatcACTCCCGGTTATTCCCgggccatccctgctccattcccgTTATTCCCACTCCAGTCCCTCTCCGTTCCCGTTATTCCCGTCCCATTCCCGTTATtccctctccattcccattccattcccgTTATTCCCGTTCCCGTTATCCCCTCTCCGTTCCCCCCGTTATTCTCGCTCCATTCCCTCTCCGTTCCCGTTATTCCCGTCCCATTCCCGTTATTCCCTCTCCAGTCCCGTTATTCCCGTTATCCCCTCTCCGTTCCCCCCGTTATTCTCGCTCCAGTCCCTCTCCGTTCCCGTTATTCCCGTCCCATTCCCGTTATTCCCTCTCCAGTCCCGCTCCGTTCCCGTTATTCCCGTTCCATTCCCGTTATTCCCGTCCCGTTCCCGTTATCCCCTCTCCATTCCCGTCACTCCcgttccattcccattccattcccgTTATCCCCGCTCCATTCCCGTTATCCCCTCTCCGTTCCCGTTATTCCCGTTATCCCCGCTCCGTCCCCCCGTTATTCTCGCTCCGCTCCCCCCCCGTTCCCGTCACTCCCGTTCCGCTCCCTCTCCGTTCCCCCCCTCActcccgccccgctccccccgctccATTCCCGTTATTCTCGTCCCTCCCGCCCCCCTCCCGCTCCCCGCCGGTTCCCCCCGCTCGCTCACGGTCCGGGCCTGCCTCCTGAGCAGGTACAGCACGAAACTCCACAGTTTGGCGGCGAAGGCCACGAAGGAGCGGAGGCCGAGCAGGCACTGGCTGCGCATCATCCCGgtgccggccccgctcccggccgcggccccggcgcGCCCCAGCTCCGCCAGCTCCGCCTGCGGCCCCCCCCGCGGAGGGAGGCGCTGccggggggggtcccggcccggttctggggggtcccggCCCTCAGCGGGGCTcggccggggccgccgccaGCGCCGCCATGGCCGCCATCGCCCGGGGGCACTTCCGGTGCCAGCGCTTCCGGGGCACGCACGAAGGGCGGGGCTACGCACGAGTGGGGCGTGGTCAGAATGCCACACTGTGTCATGTATGGGCGTGGCTTAAACGTGGGGGCGGGGCCTCTGTAATGGCGGTGGAATGGAGAGGTGGGGCTGAGGGCGGGGTTATGCAAATAAGGAGATGATTGACGGTTCGTAGTGATTGACAGTTCTATGCAAAATAGAGGCGTGGTCTCTGCTATTGGGAGCAATAGCGGAATAGGTGATTGACAGCTTTATGTAAATTAGGGGGCGTGGCTGCTAGTGTAGTCACTGAAGGAACAGGTGATTGACAGCTGTATGTAAATTAGGGAGCGTGGTCTGGTGAAGCAGTTGTGTCAAATTATCCTGATGCAAAATTTGGAATGTTTTTAGCCTTAAAATTCGGATTTTTTAGCCCTAAAATTGAggaattttccccccaaattgggatattttttacccctaaaattgggatttttttccccaaaattcgggattttttACCCCTAAAATGgcgatttttttccccctaaaattgggattttccccctcaaaatttgggatttcccccccAACATTTGGGATTCTTTTAGCCCTAAAGTTGGGAATTTTTACCCATAAACATtgtgattttttcccaaaaaattgcGATTTTTTACCtctaaaattgggatttttcccccaaaaattttgaatttttccccaaaaaatttgggatttttctctcccaaattgggattttttagccctaaaattggaattattttcccccccaaatttgggatttttcccccaaaaattgaGATATTTTTATGCCTAAAAttgaggattaaaaaaaaaaaaatcgggtTTTTTTAAGCCctaaaattgggaatttttacccaaaaatattgggattttttccccccaaaattgggattttttacctctaaaattgggattttttccctaaaattcaggatttttctccccaaaa is part of the Catharus ustulatus isolate bCatUst1 chromosome 37, bCatUst1.pri.v2, whole genome shotgun sequence genome and encodes:
- the CTDNEP1 gene encoding CTD nuclear envelope phosphatase 1, producing MMRSQCLLGLRSFVAFAAKLWSFVLYLLRRQARTVIQYQTVRYDVLPLSPISRNRLNQVKRKILVLDLDETLIHSHHDGVLRPTVRPGTPPDFILKVVIDKHPVRFFVHKRPHVDFFLEVVSQWYELVVFTASMEIYGCAVADKLDNNRSILNRRYYRQHCTLELGSYIKDLSVVHSDLSSIVILDNSPGAYRSHPDNAIPIKSWFSDPGDTALLNLLPMLDALRFTADVRSVLSRNLHQHRLW